In one window of Micromonospora cathayae DNA:
- a CDS encoding SAM-dependent methyltransferase, protein MTNEKASPPGVDTTRPSIARVYDYYLGGKDNFAVDRQAAQLALQVTPDGPEAARACRGFLRRAVRYLAEEAGIRQFLDVGSGLPSQGNVHEIAHQVDPDARVVYVDNDPMALAHGRVLLADARTTTVVGGDLRQPEDLLAHPDVQRLIDFDQPVGLLLLAILHHLHDDDQPAAVARRLVDALPSGSYLAISHFHDPGAAHPDISQRARAVEKVFNETLGTGRWRTHEEIAGFFQGLELLPPGLVPLADWRPGPAPESYQTITHHTILGGVARKP, encoded by the coding sequence TTGACGAACGAGAAGGCGTCGCCGCCCGGCGTCGACACCACCCGACCCAGCATCGCCCGGGTCTACGACTACTACCTGGGCGGCAAGGACAACTTCGCGGTCGACCGGCAGGCCGCCCAGCTGGCCCTCCAGGTCACCCCGGACGGCCCGGAGGCGGCCCGGGCCTGCCGGGGCTTCCTCCGCCGGGCCGTCCGGTACCTCGCCGAGGAGGCGGGCATCCGGCAGTTCCTCGACGTCGGCTCGGGGCTGCCCAGCCAGGGCAACGTGCACGAGATCGCGCACCAGGTGGACCCGGACGCCCGGGTGGTGTATGTCGACAACGATCCGATGGCGCTCGCGCACGGTCGGGTCCTGCTCGCCGACGCCCGCACCACCACCGTGGTCGGCGGTGACCTCCGCCAGCCGGAGGACCTGCTGGCGCACCCCGACGTCCAGCGCCTGATCGACTTCGACCAGCCGGTGGGGCTGCTGCTCCTGGCGATCCTGCACCACCTGCACGACGACGACCAGCCGGCCGCCGTCGCCCGCCGGCTGGTCGACGCCCTGCCGTCCGGCAGCTACCTGGCGATCTCGCACTTCCACGACCCGGGCGCGGCACACCCCGACATCTCGCAGCGTGCCCGCGCGGTGGAGAAGGTCTTCAACGAGACCCTCGGCACCGGCCGGTGGCGCACCCACGAGGAGATCGCGGGCTTCTTCCAGGGGCTGGAGCTGCTGCCACCCGGGCTGGTGCCGCTGGCCGACTGGCGGCCCGGACCCGCCCCGGAGTCCTACCAGACGATCACCCACCACACCATTCTCGGCGGGGTGGCCCGCAAGCCCTGA
- a CDS encoding ricin-type beta-trefoil lectin domain protein, which translates to MRIGTRWFTALAALGVALAGVLTPVGPAAAESNGGVRVMPLGDSITEGTQVPGGYRIGLWQRLVTGRYTVDFVGSQFNGPASLGDHDHQGHPGWRIDQIDANVVNWLNTQRPQSVLLHIGTNDVLQNYQVSTAPNRLSALIDKITNTAPNAEVFVAQLTPLSNSGQEAAVRTFNAAIPGIVQSKKNAGKRVHLVDMHSALTTADLIDGIHPTAAGYDKMAARWYAALQAVPGSIGSPASGDGQTAAIVGVPSGRCVDVPGSSTTNGTQLQLWDCHGGTNQRWTLTSARQLTVYGTKCLDAEGYGTAPGTRVTIYDCHGGTNQQWNVNADGTITGVQSGLCLDAYNLGTGNGTKLVLWTCTGQANQRWNRR; encoded by the coding sequence GCCGCCCTGGGTGTCGCCCTCGCCGGGGTGCTGACGCCGGTCGGCCCGGCCGCCGCCGAGTCCAACGGCGGCGTCCGGGTGATGCCGCTCGGCGACTCCATCACCGAGGGCACCCAGGTCCCGGGCGGCTACCGGATCGGGCTCTGGCAGCGGCTCGTCACCGGCCGGTACACCGTGGACTTCGTCGGGTCGCAGTTCAACGGGCCGGCCAGCCTCGGTGACCACGACCACCAGGGGCACCCCGGCTGGCGCATCGACCAGATCGACGCCAACGTCGTCAACTGGCTGAACACCCAGCGCCCGCAGAGCGTGCTGCTGCACATCGGCACCAACGACGTGCTCCAGAACTACCAGGTGAGCACCGCGCCGAACCGGCTGTCCGCCCTGATCGACAAGATCACCAACACCGCGCCGAACGCCGAGGTGTTCGTCGCGCAGCTCACCCCGCTCAGCAACAGCGGTCAGGAGGCCGCCGTCCGCACCTTCAACGCCGCCATCCCCGGCATCGTGCAGAGCAAGAAGAACGCCGGCAAGCGGGTCCACCTAGTCGACATGCACAGCGCCCTGACCACCGCCGACCTGATCGACGGCATCCACCCGACCGCCGCCGGCTACGACAAGATGGCCGCCCGCTGGTACGCCGCGTTGCAGGCGGTGCCCGGCAGCATCGGCAGCCCGGCCAGCGGCGACGGGCAGACCGCCGCGATCGTGGGCGTGCCGTCGGGTCGGTGCGTCGACGTCCCGGGCTCCAGCACCACCAACGGCACCCAGCTGCAGCTGTGGGACTGCCACGGCGGCACCAACCAGCGGTGGACCCTCACCTCCGCCCGGCAGCTCACCGTCTACGGCACCAAGTGCCTGGACGCCGAGGGGTACGGCACCGCGCCCGGCACCCGGGTCACCATCTACGACTGCCACGGCGGCACCAACCAGCAGTGGAACGTCAACGCCGACGGCACCATCACCGGCGTGCAGTCCGGGCTGTGCCTGGACGCCTACAACCTGGGCACCGGCAACGGCACGAAGCTCGTGCTGTGGACCTGCACCGGCCAGGCCAACCAGCGCTGGAACCGCCGCTAG